From Girardinichthys multiradiatus isolate DD_20200921_A chromosome 3, DD_fGirMul_XY1, whole genome shotgun sequence, the proteins below share one genomic window:
- the si:dkey-92i15.4 gene encoding uncharacterized protein si:dkey-92i15.4: MDLLPPSTSENIPVRSGAHFTVRSANSPLYNFTRRPGVRKKLTAGNVEGTSGTNKKEDMGIVNQTELNQNGTSERKHPENETDVGTPALNNQRRTEGRGCNLPSTNVRLDWRLGARSPPRSTRPCETKLFGKREAGGFEEQSIKIQKNMSRTLTSLKGFNSADPSYIENNCSVKQGYFLDRVSKVKSLPIRFKTESGPDLRFTDSLLGPQGEQSIQERIQLFESAGEVTAGGTFPRRFSSGEDYSPVRKTLPSIWAQKETNPTRSETLSSSKSVKLKERSAGTQRQGQFSSKYLEDDKWVRDAMVMGTKSLDRVRSRNTVAARIQSARTVAGMAEPQAFVGDTLSIFQQRRASINQEESRENMAERIKVQKSNKERYEKTKQQTELKIGITEGDVFDTNSQKGRLQSPERNKLPEIPSVPSSASVRNKISQFEALTQKATSQVHIPRRTFSVPAKLNKAQEGEKRDRFAKYVDEGSNKWEIKTYESIEKTKRSLSVDEVGIRFDKSETDGSNFLDKSKNYLSKDLGKYSNLKTTLHIPLNEGAQRCSRLSCFDETDFVKHSSPKDSNMKDMTTNTVTSDMHPRPQCEISSPVSDDDKTPTNTPLNTSPFLSPVKEPEDIFVVAGNTVTGQEDKTKNTDSTLLPSTTLSQSSESDVFITHTKKTEDKDSPHLRPNTSSHNNLSDVFYPDVKPKLQKGRKQLLDLNEWIAHINPEFKSWNEYMGEYEDDDERTQKDDDSNYDSDSGDSSMTITSNMSQSEHKSFSLSLSDLCNFSGADYESVEGDDRQLGGRRSASLSSDVSGFSCVSLLPTEELDKLVEDVKNLGDEALQDYNDVQVVVLHKEVGAGLGFSLAGGVDQNKPITVHKVFDSGVAAQEGSIMEGDHVLSINGTALSESAHWEALRTLRKAKAQETVVVVLRKGDLSGASKVGVQENYDTETRTQYETGQRVCVQLQKNSRDLGFSLQGGVGSSEGNRPLTVQKIFQGGPVDRVFPGDEILGIQGIRVVGMRRLEVWTFIKTLASGPVEVELRRPDASPGVQFRECRSTRN, from the exons ATGGACTTGCTTCCTCCTTCAACAAGTGAAAACATCCCAGTGAGGAGTGGTGCACACTTCACAGTCCGTTCAGCTAACTCTCCCTTATACAATTTCACTCGCAGACCAGGTGTAAGGAAAAAACTGACTGCTGGCAATGTTGAAGGCACCAGTGGTACAAACAAAAAGGAGGATATGGGTATTGTCAACCAGACAGAGTTAAACCAGAATGGCACATCGGAGAGAAAACACCCAGAGAATGAAACTGATGTTGGAACCCCAGCACTCAATAACCAAAGGAGGACAGAGGGGAGGGGATGCAACCTGCCAAGCACAAATGTGCGTTTGGACTGGAGATTGGGGGCAAGAAGCCCTCCTCGGAGTACCAGACCTTGCGAAACGAAATTGTTCGGTAAAAGAGAAGCTGGAGGTTTCGAGGAACAAAGTataaaaattcagaaaaacatGTCGAGAACGTTGACTTCTTTAAAGGGTTTCAACTCTGCAGATCCAAGTTATATTGAAAACAATTGCTCAGTAAAACAAGGATACTTTTTGGACAGAGTCAGTAAGGTCAAATCACTTCCTATCCGATTTAAGACTGAGTCTGGGCCCGACTTGAGGTTCACAGATTCTTTGTTGGGGCCCCAAGGTGAACAGAGCATCCAAGAGCGGATACAGCTTTTTGAGTCTGCTGGTGAGGTGACAGCTGGAGGAACTTTTCCCAGGCGGTTCTCATCAGGTGAAGACTACAGTCCGGTGCGAAAAACGTTGCCATCCATTTGGGCTCAAAAAGAAACCAACCCTACAAGGTCGGAGACTTTATCTTCTTCTAAGTCAGTCAAGCTTAAAGAAAGATcagcaggaacacagagacaaggACAGTTCAGCAGCAAGTATTTAGAAGATGATAAGTGGGTGAGGGATGCAATGGTAATGGGCACAAAGTCCTTGGACAGAGTCAGGAGCAGGAACACAGTAGCTGCTCGAATTCAGTCTGCCAGGACTGTAGCAGGTATGGCAGAGCCCCAAGCATTTGTAGGAGATACTTTATCCATTTTTCAACAGAGAAGAGCAAGCATAAACCAAGAagaaagcagagaaaacatggcTGAAAGAATTAAAGTgcagaaaagcaacaaagaaagatatgaaaaaacaaaacaacaaactgaactgaaaattgGAATTACAGAAGGAGATGTGTTTGATACAAATTCACAGAAGGGTAGGCTGCAATCACCAGAGAGGAATAAGCTTCCAGAGATTCCTTCCGTCCCCTCTTCAGCCAGCGTGAGAAATAAGATCAGTCAGTTTGAAGCCCTGACACAAAAAGCAACAAGCCAAGTCCATATCCCGAGACGGACCTTTTCTGTACCGGCAAAGCTCAACAAAGCCCAAGAGGGAGAGAAAAGGGATAGGTTTGCAAAATATGTTGACGAGGGAAGCAATAAGTGGGAGATAAAGACATATGAAAGCATTGAAAAGACAAAGAGGTCTTTATCAGTGGACGAGGTTGGAATCAGATTTGACAAGTCAGAGACAGATGGAAGTAATTTCTTAGACAAGAGCAAAAATTACTTGTCCAAGGATTTAGGGAAATATTCCAACCTCAAGACAACTCTACACATCCCTCTTAATGAAGGAGCTCAAAGGTGCAGTAGATTGTCTTGCTTTGATGAGACAGATTTTGTCAAACATTCAAGCCCCAAGGACTCAAACATGAAAGATATGACAACCAACACTGTGACTTCTGACATGCACCCAAGGCCCCAGTGTGAAATTTCTTCACCAGTTAGTGATGATGACAAGACCCCAACAAACACTCCTCTAAACACCTCTCCTTTTCTTTCACCTGTCAAAGAACCAGAGGATATCTTTGTTGTTGCAGGTAACACTGTCACTGGAcaagaagacaaaacaaaaaatacagactCTACTCTTCTCCCTTCCACAACTCTCTCCCAGAGCAGCGAGTCAGACGTCTTCAttacacacacaaagaaaacagaagataAGGACTCTCCACATCTTCGTCCTAACACTTCTTCCCATAACAACTTGTCGGATGTCTTCTATCCAGATGTCAAGCCAAAATTACAGAAAGGAAGGAAGCAGCTGTTGGACCTGAACGAGTGGATAGCTCACATAAACCCAGAGTTTAAATCCTGGAATGAATACATGGGGGAGtatgaggatgatgatgaaagGACGCAGAAGGATGACGATTCAAACTATGACTCAGACTCTGGGGATTCCTCTATGACCATAACCAGTAACATGAGCCAGTCAGAACACAAGAGTTTCAGTCTCAG TCTTTCAGACTTGTGCAACTTCTCTGGTGCGGACTACGAATCAGTTGAGGGCGATGATCGGCAGCTGGGGGGCCGACGATCTGCCTCATTAAGCTCAGATGTTTCAGGCTTTTCCTGTGTCTCTCTGCTCCCCACCGAGGAGCTAGACAAGCTGGTAGAGGACGTCAAGAACCTGGGGGACGAAGCCTTGCAG GACTACAATGATGTGCAGGTGGTGGTTCTGCATAAGGAGGTGGGTGCAGGACTAGGTTTTAGTCTGGCGGGAGGAGTAGACCAAAACAAACCTATCACT GTCCACAAGGTTTTTGACTCAGGTGTTGCAGCCCAGGAGGGCTCCATTATGGAGGGAGACCACGTTTTGTCTATCAACGGCACTGCCCTGTCAGAAAGTGCTCACTGGGAGGCTCTGAGGACCCTCAGAAAGGCGAAGGCTCAAGAGACAGTAGTGGTGGTGTTGAGGAAAGGTGACCTCAGTGGTGCCTCAAAGGTGGGAGTGCAGGAAAATTATGACACAGAAACAAGAACTCAGTATGAGACAG GGCAGCGTGTGTGCGTCCAACTACAGAAGAACAGCAGGGATCTTGGTTTTAGCCTTCAGGGAGGTGTAGGATCCAGTGAAGGGAACAGACCTCTCACCGTGCAGAAAATCTTCCAGG GTGGTCCTGTTGACAGGGTGTTCCCTGGTGATGAGATTTTAGGAATTCAAGGCATTCGTGTGGTTGGGATGAGACGTCTGGAGGTGTGGACtttcatcaaaactcttgcCTCAGGGCCTGTGGAGGTGGAGCTGCGACGACCGGATGCTTCACCTGGTGTGCAATTCAGAGAATGCAGATCAACCAGAAACTGA
- the c3h1orf43 gene encoding protein C1orf43 homolog isoform X2, translated as MPDDGFLSSVNVVLVMAYGSLVFVLLFIFVKRQIMRLAMKSRRGPHAPIGHNAPKELKQVIEAKLCQVQKIHFEPRLFSPADDRLTQRQQSGSDDYLYRMKALDAVRDTDFPFRELGGTPSAVTGKTFRTWLLQLRKSLDKDKHSSLIYTVLDGYNRARHGAEAFGEPEFIKYQEALSELASIVKSCSSTLSQHQSAAKDLTGTTEPTSPSSSTSSPTQTTYLTSAAQQRSKRPRNFLELKNFKDNYNTLDSTL; from the exons ATGCCAGACGACGGGTTCCTCTCAAGCGTGAACGTTGTTCTTGTAATGGCTTACGGCAGCCTG GTGTTTGTTTTGCTGTTCATCTTtgtaaaaagacaaattatGCGCCTTGCCATGAAGTCTCGGAGAGGACCACATGCTCCCATAGGCCACAATGCTCCTAAG GAGCTGAAACAAGTAATTGAAGCCAAACTGTGCCAGGTCCAGAAAATCCACTTTGAGCCTCGTCTGTTTTCCCCAGCTGACGACCGTCTAACGCAGAGACAACAATCTG GTTCTGATGACTACCTGTACAGGATGAAGGCACTGGACGCTGTCCGGGACACTG ATTTTCCTTTCCGTGAACTGGGTGGCACCCCTTCCGCTGTTACTGGAAAAACATTTCGGAcctggctgctgcagctgcgaAAGTCCCTGGACAAAGACAAGCACAGCTCTCTGATATACACAGTGTTAGATGGCTATAACAGAGCACGCCATGGGGCCGAG GCATTTGGAGAACCAGAGTTTATCAAGTATCAGGAGGCTCTAAGTGAACTAGCCTCTAT CGTGAAGTCTTGCAGCAGCACGTTGAGCCAACACCAGTCAGCAGCCAAAGACCTGACCGGTACCACCGAGCCCACCAGCCCCTCCTCCTCTACCTCCTCTCCCACCCAAACCACCTACCTCACATCTGCAGCACAGCAGCGCAGCAAAAGGCCCAGAAACTTTCTGGAGCTGAAAAACTTCAAAGACAACTACAACACGCTGGACAGCACGCTCTGA
- the c3h1orf43 gene encoding protein C1orf43 homolog isoform X1, which yields MPDDGFLSSVNVVLVMAYGSLVFVLLFIFVKRQIMRLAMKSRRGPHAPIGHNAPKELKQVIEAKLCQVQKIHFEPRLFSPADDRLTQRQQSGSDDYLYRMKALDAVRDTGDILSWYSLCFCNCMRNNPVSYIHIFPLLPLDFPFRELGGTPSAVTGKTFRTWLLQLRKSLDKDKHSSLIYTVLDGYNRARHGAEAFGEPEFIKYQEALSELASIVKSCSSTLSQHQSAAKDLTGTTEPTSPSSSTSSPTQTTYLTSAAQQRSKRPRNFLELKNFKDNYNTLDSTL from the exons ATGCCAGACGACGGGTTCCTCTCAAGCGTGAACGTTGTTCTTGTAATGGCTTACGGCAGCCTG GTGTTTGTTTTGCTGTTCATCTTtgtaaaaagacaaattatGCGCCTTGCCATGAAGTCTCGGAGAGGACCACATGCTCCCATAGGCCACAATGCTCCTAAG GAGCTGAAACAAGTAATTGAAGCCAAACTGTGCCAGGTCCAGAAAATCCACTTTGAGCCTCGTCTGTTTTCCCCAGCTGACGACCGTCTAACGCAGAGACAACAATCTG GTTCTGATGACTACCTGTACAGGATGAAGGCACTGGACGCTGTCCGGGACACTGGTGATATTCTGTCTTGGTatagtttatgtttttgtaattgCATGAGAAATAATCCAGTCTCCTACATCCACATCTTTCCTTTGCTTCCTTTAGATTTTCCTTTCCGTGAACTGGGTGGCACCCCTTCCGCTGTTACTGGAAAAACATTTCGGAcctggctgctgcagctgcgaAAGTCCCTGGACAAAGACAAGCACAGCTCTCTGATATACACAGTGTTAGATGGCTATAACAGAGCACGCCATGGGGCCGAG GCATTTGGAGAACCAGAGTTTATCAAGTATCAGGAGGCTCTAAGTGAACTAGCCTCTAT CGTGAAGTCTTGCAGCAGCACGTTGAGCCAACACCAGTCAGCAGCCAAAGACCTGACCGGTACCACCGAGCCCACCAGCCCCTCCTCCTCTACCTCCTCTCCCACCCAAACCACCTACCTCACATCTGCAGCACAGCAGCGCAGCAAAAGGCCCAGAAACTTTCTGGAGCTGAAAAACTTCAAAGACAACTACAACACGCTGGACAGCACGCTCTGA